A genomic segment from Triticum dicoccoides isolate Atlit2015 ecotype Zavitan chromosome 1A, WEW_v2.0, whole genome shotgun sequence encodes:
- the LOC119293542 gene encoding uncharacterized protein LOC119293542 — protein MTLDERNASQRARRQSLTLDERQERNARQRARRKSLPPEERQALLAQRKESYAAKRDTLCKDSVALQCPKGSLAGQLSSSSYAFSYPIMLAQTSATVQGNLESIPEAVEEDHIVYTNTGSRTESFVTDDDESEEEDDEYFIFAGRGDDEDCDDLINAFKVDTIIPDPYDDVYKNIPMDEASARGPTLLAHMF, from the exons ATGACACTTGATGAGAGGAATGCAAGTCAGCGAGCACGTAGGCAAAGTTTGACGCTAGATGAAAGGCAAGAAAGGAATGCACGCCAGCGAGCACGTAGGAAAAGCCTACCACCCGAAGAGCGGCAAGCACTCCTAGCTCAGCGTAAAGAAAGCTACGCAGCTAAACGAGATACCCTCTGTAAGGATTCCGTCGCACTGCAGTGCCCTAAAGGTTCATTGGCAGGACAACTATCATCAAGCTCTTATGCCTTTAGCTACCCAATTATGCTGGCACAAACTTCTGCTACAGTTCAAG GTAACCTTGAAAGCATACCTGAAGCGGTGGAAGAGGATCACATAGTTTACACTAACACAG GTTCCCGAACAGAAAGCTTTGTTACGGACGATGATGagtctgaagaagaagatgacgagTACTTCATATTTGCTGGCAGAG GAGATGATGAAGACTGTGATGACCTGATAAATGCATTTAAAGTAGATACCATTATTCCTGACCCATATGATGATGTCTACAAGAATATACCA ATGGATGAAGCCAGTGCTCGAGGGCCAACATTGTTAGCACATATGTTTTGA
- the LOC119293553 gene encoding probable DNA-3-methyladenine glycosylase 2 isoform X1, translating into MGEQSLSQPFPHPHPHPLSPSPPASAAATPPATALAVSASASRPKKKPRSSGSNPAPKKPRLVPSVRGRPLSADGEVDAAIRHLRAADPALAPVIDAHDPPSFHCPHPPFHSLVRSVLYQQLAFKAAASVYSRFIALVGGEAGVLPDAVLALSAEQLRQIGVSARKASYLHDLARKYASGILSDDNIVAMDDRSLAAMLTMVNGIGAWSVHMFMIFSLARPDVLPSADLGIRKGVQMLYGLEDVPRPSQMEKLCERWRPYRSVAAWYMWRLIESKAAQTAAAPAAMPVVPPAMPAPSEEFMLQQHQQQHHHQHQQQQQQAAIQMLDPVQMLPGLG; encoded by the coding sequence ATGGGCGAGCAATCCCTCTCCCAGCCctttccccatccccatccccacccCCTCTCCCCGTCGCCCCCCGCATCCGCCGCCGCTACGCCGCCAGCCACCGCCCTCGCCGTCTCCGCCTCCGCTTCCCGCCCCAAGAAGAAGCCCCGGTCGTCCGGctccaacccggcgcccaagaagcCCCGCCTGGTGCCGTCCGTCCGGGGCCGGCCCCTGTCGGCGGACGGCGAGGTGGACGCGGCCATCCGCCACCTGCGCGCGGCCGACCCGGCCCTGGCCCCCGTCATCGACGCGCACGACCCCCCGTCGTTCCACTGCCCGCATCCCCCCTTCCACTCCCTCGTTCGATCCGTCCTCTACCAGCagctcgccttcaaggcggccGCCTCCGTCTACTCCCGGTTCATCGCGCTCGTCGGCGGCGAGGCCGGCGTGCTCCCGGACGCTGTCCTCGCGCTCTCCGCCGAGCAGCTTCGCCAAATCGGGGTCTCCGCGCGCAAGGCCTCCTACCTCCATGACCTCGCCCGCAAGTATGCGTCGGGGATCCTCTCCGACGACAACATCGTTGCCATGGACGACCGCTCCCTCGCCGCCATGCTCACCATGGTCAACGGCATCGGCGCCTGGAGTGTTCACATGTTCATGATCTTCTCCCTAGCGCGCCCGGATGTGCTCCCCTCCGCGGATCTCGGGATCCGCAAGGGCGTGCAGATGCTGTATGGGCTGGAGGATGTGCCCCGGCCGTCGCAGATGGAGAAGCTCTGCGAGCGCTGGCGCCCTTACCGCTCCGTCGCCGCGTGGTACATGTGGCGCCTCATCGAGTCCAAGGCGGCGCAGACGGCAGCAGCACCAGCAGCCATGCCTGTAGTGCCACCTGCAATGCCTGCGCCCAGTGAGGAGTTCATGCTCcagcagcaccagcagcagcaccaccatcagcatcagcagcaacagcaacaagcTGCCATCCAAATGCTCGATCCGGTTCAGATGCTTCCAGGATTGGGGTGA
- the LOC119293553 gene encoding probable DNA-3-methyladenine glycosylase 2 isoform X2, producing MGEQSLSQPFPHPHPHPLSPSPPASAAATPPATALAVSASASRPKKKPRSSGSNPAPKKPRLVPSVRGRPLSADGEVDAAIRHLRAADPALAPVIDAHDPPSFHCPHPPFHSLVRSVLYQQLAFKAAASVYSRFIALSAEQLRQIGVSARKASYLHDLARKYASGILSDDNIVAMDDRSLAAMLTMVNGIGAWSVHMFMIFSLARPDVLPSADLGIRKGVQMLYGLEDVPRPSQMEKLCERWRPYRSVAAWYMWRLIESKAAQTAAAPAAMPVVPPAMPAPSEEFMLQQHQQQHHHQHQQQQQQAAIQMLDPVQMLPGLG from the exons ATGGGCGAGCAATCCCTCTCCCAGCCctttccccatccccatccccacccCCTCTCCCCGTCGCCCCCCGCATCCGCCGCCGCTACGCCGCCAGCCACCGCCCTCGCCGTCTCCGCCTCCGCTTCCCGCCCCAAGAAGAAGCCCCGGTCGTCCGGctccaacccggcgcccaagaagcCCCGCCTGGTGCCGTCCGTCCGGGGCCGGCCCCTGTCGGCGGACGGCGAGGTGGACGCGGCCATCCGCCACCTGCGCGCGGCCGACCCGGCCCTGGCCCCCGTCATCGACGCGCACGACCCCCCGTCGTTCCACTGCCCGCATCCCCCCTTCCACTCCCTCGTTCGATCCGTCCTCTACCAGCagctcgccttcaaggcggccGCCTCCGTCTACTCCCGGTTCA TCGCGCTCTCCGCCGAGCAGCTTCGCCAAATCGGGGTCTCCGCGCGCAAGGCCTCCTACCTCCATGACCTCGCCCGCAAGTATGCGTCGGGGATCCTCTCCGACGACAACATCGTTGCCATGGACGACCGCTCCCTCGCCGCCATGCTCACCATGGTCAACGGCATCGGCGCCTGGAGTGTTCACATGTTCATGATCTTCTCCCTAGCGCGCCCGGATGTGCTCCCCTCCGCGGATCTCGGGATCCGCAAGGGCGTGCAGATGCTGTATGGGCTGGAGGATGTGCCCCGGCCGTCGCAGATGGAGAAGCTCTGCGAGCGCTGGCGCCCTTACCGCTCCGTCGCCGCGTGGTACATGTGGCGCCTCATCGAGTCCAAGGCGGCGCAGACGGCAGCAGCACCAGCAGCCATGCCTGTAGTGCCACCTGCAATGCCTGCGCCCAGTGAGGAGTTCATGCTCcagcagcaccagcagcagcaccaccatcagcatcagcagcaacagcaacaagcTGCCATCCAAATGCTCGATCCGGTTCAGATGCTTCCAGGATTGGGGTGA